The sequence CTACAGTCATGTATCGATTCTCTTCGATAAAGCTGGATAGATTTGTACGAAGGCCTTCTAGAAAAAAAGTAAGTTCTGGAAAATCCACTTCATTCTCGTAACCAATACACGAACATAATTTCTCTATTTTTAGCCTTTATTTTCCTTAACCGAGCAATATTAAGAGTAATTTAAATGCTCTTGCCCTGGCTAAAATCTTTTCTAGTTCTTGACTTTTCATGTCTATTGTAGAGTCAAATAGTTAAGATTTCAAGAGGCTTTACGTCATGAAAATTTCGACAAAAATTGTTCTGTCAACAGTTTTTATAGGTATTTTGGGGTTTGGTAGTTTTACACGAGCAACTTATGGCAATCAATTACCATCTCAACTTTTAGCTACACAGCAATATAAAAGCGGTATCAAACTCGCTGAAGCTGATAGCCCTAATGATCGTGACAGCAGTCATGAAGATGGGGATACAGAAGCTAGTGATGTTAGAAGAGTGCCTATTACAAAGATCCATAGAATCACCCATACTAAACATCAAAACATACATCATCAAAAATCTCATCATGCAAGGAGGCATCACACTAAGTAACAGCGCTTTATTTTCACTGCCATAGGTAAGGGGAAAAGGTATTAGTTTTTAATCCCTGCCCCCTTTCCCCAGCCTCTTCGTTAGACCAGAATAAGTAGCTAGACGTAAATAAATTAAAGTTTGTAGTCAGGACTTTAGTCGTAATAATCCTTGCTTTGAGCGATAAATCGCTCACTACTAACTAGGATTTTACTTTATGTTTAATTATGCCTACCTACTTAATTAATGCCCAACCTTTCAAATACAAATTAATTCCCCAATCAATTCTGCCGCCCGCTCTCCATATTTTTTCTGAACATCATTGTTATATGGCAAGTTACCTTCACTCAAAAAATCGCTCCTAAATAGAGAAAAATTTAATCCTCTCTTTGAGTTCACCTATTCTACCAGTTCAATACCAAACAAGGATTTAAATTCGTCTTCTCTTTGTTTTATATCTGAATATTTAGTTAGGTTGTTTTGTTGAAAGATTGGGCTGACTGCCTCGTTAAACATACAAGAATAATATTGCTCCACACCACCATACATAAACCCATACAGGTTGTCAAATCTTGGCGATTAACCGCCCTTTCTAGTGGCATCGCTTTTTTAGTTCTCTGACAAAATGCTAAGTTTTCTTAATGGAAGCTCATCTGGTTAAGGTAATAGCAACAGTGACAAGAAAAACTTTTCAAACCATTCCTCGTAATGTCTGGGTTTTGGGATTTGTCAGCTTGTTAACTGATATTAGTTCCGAGATGATTCATTCAGTGTTGCCGTTATTTCTAGTTTCGGCATTAGGAGCAGATTTACTAACAGTTGGCTGGATTGAGGGAATTGCAGAATCAACTGCTTCTGTGTTCAAAGTTTTTTCAGGGGCCTTAAGCGATTATTTAGGACAGCGTAAGAGATTGGCTGTCGCTGGTTATGGGCTATCTACCTTAGTTAAACCCCTGTTTGCATTGGCAACTAGTCCTGGGTGGGTATTGATGGCTCGTTTTGGCGATCGCGTTGGCAAGGGAATCCGTGTAGCTCCCCGCGATGCAATAGTAGCAGATGTTACCGATAGCGCTAATCGTGGAGCCGCCTACGGTTTGCGCCAGTCTCTGGACACCATCGGCGCATTTACTGGGCCACTAATTGCATTTATGTTGATGTCTTTTTCAGGACAGAACTTTCGTCTAGTTTTCTGGTTAGCGGTGCTTCCCGGTATCTTAGCAGTAGCTCTTTTAGCAATTGGCGTGCGGGAACCCAGCAATATCAACAGTCAAAGACAGAATAATCCTCTACAGTGGTCTGCTTTGCAAAGTTTAGGTAAAAGCTACTGGGTGCTAGTTGCAGTTGCGCTACTATTTAATCTTGGTAACTCTAGTGATGCTTTTTTATTGCTGCAAGCACAGCAAGCTGGAATATCTGCCTCGCTAGTACCACTTACCCTGGTTGTAATGAATGTAGCTTACTCTCTCAGCGCCTATCCAGTAGGATTGCTATCTGACCGCATTGGTAGATTGGGACTATTAGTAGGTGGATTTTGTGTGTATGCTTTAGCATATCTAGGTTTTGCCTTTGTTGATGCTCCTTGGCAGGTGTGGGGACTGTTTGGGCTGTATGGACTGCATCAGGGAATGAGTCAGGGCATATTGTTAGCACTAGTAGCAGATAGAGTTCCGTCCCATCTACGGGGTACTGCTTTTGGGTTAATTAATTTGGCTATTGGTGTAGCGCTTTTACCAGCTAGCCTGTTGGGAGGTATTTTGTGGCAAACAATCAGTCCAAAAGCAACTTTCATTGCTGGAAGTGTTTTCGCTGCGAGTGCAATTGTATTACTGCTGGTATTTGAAGGCGGAAGACGGAAATCAGTAGGTAGAGAGTAAAAATCTTCATTGT comes from Nostoc punctiforme PCC 73102 and encodes:
- a CDS encoding MFS transporter; this encodes MTRKTFQTIPRNVWVLGFVSLLTDISSEMIHSVLPLFLVSALGADLLTVGWIEGIAESTASVFKVFSGALSDYLGQRKRLAVAGYGLSTLVKPLFALATSPGWVLMARFGDRVGKGIRVAPRDAIVADVTDSANRGAAYGLRQSLDTIGAFTGPLIAFMLMSFSGQNFRLVFWLAVLPGILAVALLAIGVREPSNINSQRQNNPLQWSALQSLGKSYWVLVAVALLFNLGNSSDAFLLLQAQQAGISASLVPLTLVVMNVAYSLSAYPVGLLSDRIGRLGLLVGGFCVYALAYLGFAFVDAPWQVWGLFGLYGLHQGMSQGILLALVADRVPSHLRGTAFGLINLAIGVALLPASLLGGILWQTISPKATFIAGSVFAASAIVLLLVFEGGRRKSVGRE